In Erigeron canadensis isolate Cc75 chromosome 7, C_canadensis_v1, whole genome shotgun sequence, one DNA window encodes the following:
- the LOC122608930 gene encoding uncharacterized protein LOC122608930, whose translation MKAWNVPIACRMFRYALDGDAREWLKSVTKGSIVSFDDLKEKFRARFSQQKKHKKIHVATHGIRQRETESCRSFIDRFTTETEDIVDLAESQRISGLIHGLQHKPLVEFLYRDLPNTYEQVQKRTHVFLDAREIASKGDNSPPHDKDASAKKGKWGNDRERPKYSPYQKEDRGLHKTILPELNKTPKEILLTESVAKNFSTPPRLNPRSRRDTSKYCEFHQDYGHDTNTCWQLKKAIEEAISEGKLAHLVKSVRQQNPKKEDEQGEKKKGPEKTIYAILNKKPVEKRPLPKMYRGDVSNISFPSTYKVFRDPLVITSLLEISKVKEIMVDTGSECNVLCEEAFWKLHPVSRMNLKKTDASVQGYSRETGVPMGKLSVKMTIGEGRWKRTEKISFLVVNGTSPFQAILGRPGIQKFEMIPSVIHGMIKYQSDRGIGILVTKNKKLSEEGQDGPHYLTWSEGPYLGRMDGY comes from the coding sequence ATGAAAGCATGGAACGTACCTATTGCATGCCGAATGTTTAGGTACGCCCTTGATGGAGATGCCAGAGAATGGTTGAAGAGCGTAACGAAAGGGTCTATTGTTAGCTTCGACGACCTCAAAGAAAAATTCAGGGCCCGGTTCAGTCAACAGAAGAAACACAAAAAAATCCACGTGGCAACCCACGGGATAAGACAAAGAGAGACGGAAAGCTGCAGGTCGTTCATTGACAGGTTTACCACAGAGACAGAGGATATAGTAGACCTTGCTGAGTCCCAGAGGATATCAGGACTAATTCACGGCCTTCAGCACAAACCACTAGTAGAATTCCTATATAGGGACCTCCCGAACACTTATGAGCAAGTTCAAAAAAGAACACATGTATTCTTGGATGCGAGGGAAATAGCTTCTAAAGGGGACAACAGTCCCCCACATGACAAAGATGCTTCAGCAAAGAAAGGGAAATGGGGAAATGACAGAGAAAGGCCTAAATATAGCCCGTACCAGAAAGAAGATAGGGGACTTCACAAGACTATTTTGCCAGAACTGAACAAGACCCCAAAAGAAATCCTGCTCACCGAAAGCGTAGCAAAGAATTTTTCCACACCACCCCGATTGAACCCAAGGAGCAGAAGAGACACTTCCAAATACTGCGAGTTCCATCAGGACTACGGTCACGATACCAACACCTGCTGGCAGTTAAAGAAAGCCATTGAAGAAGCTATTAGCGAAGGAAAGCTGGCTCACCTGGTTAAAAGTGTGAGGCAACAAAACCCCAAGAAGGAGGACGAAcaaggagaaaagaaaaaaggccCAGAAAAAACCATCTATgctattttaaacaaaaaacctGTGGAAAAGCGCCCGCTCCCAAAGATGTATCGTGGCGATGTAAGCAACATTTCCTTTCCTTCGACATACAAGGTTTTCCGTGATCCACTGGTAATCACTTCCCTTTtggaaatatcaaaagtcaaggAGATAATGGTAGATACAGGGAGTGAATGTAATGTGCTGTGCGAAGAAGCATTTTGGAAGTTACACCCTGTGTCACGAATGAACCTCAAAAAGACAGACGCTTCGGTACAAGGGTACTCCAGAGAAACAGGTGTACCCATGGGAAAGCTATCGGTCAAGATGACCATCGGAGAAGGAAGGTGGAAACGAACTGAAAAAATTAGTTTCCTAGTGGTCAATGGAACTTCCCCATTCCAGGCGATCCTAGGCAGGCCTGGGatacaaaagtttgaaatgatcCCATCCGTCATTCACGGCATGATCAAGTACCAATCGGACAGAGGCATCGGAATCTTGGTGACAAAGAACAAAAAGCTATCTGAAGAAGGTCAGGATGGGCCACATTACCTGACATGGAGCGAAGGACCTTACCTGGGCCGCATGGACGGATACTAG